A genomic segment from Muntiacus reevesi chromosome 15, mMunRee1.1, whole genome shotgun sequence encodes:
- the C15H15orf40 gene encoding UPF0235 protein C15orf40 homolog isoform X1 — protein MPRLGYGLRLLEAGSGSRAVTRLPLGADMPKKAGATNKGKSQSKEPERPLPPLGPVTVDPKGGVSIAIHAKPGSKQNAVTDVTTEAVSVAIAAPPTEGEANAELCRYLSKVLELRKSDVVLDKGGKSREKVVKLLASTPPEEILEKLKKQVEKK, from the exons ATGCCGCGTCTAGGCTACGGCCTGAGGCTGCTCGAAGCTGGGTCTGGTTCTCGGGCTGTCACCCGGCTCCCTTTGGGCGCCGACATGCCTAAGAAAGCTGGTGCGACGAACAAG GGTAAAAGCCAGAGCAAGGAACCAGAGAGACCACTTCCTCCATTAGGTCCTGTGACAGTTGATCCTAAAGGCGGTGTCAGCATAGCCATCCATGCCAAACCTGGTTCCAAACAAAATGCTGTGACAG ACGTGACAACCGAGGCTGTGAGTGTAGCCATCGCAGCGCCTCCGACGGAGGGAGAGGCTAATGCAGAGCTGTGTCGCTATCTTTCCAAAGTCTTAGAACTCAGGAAGAGTGATGTGGTTTTGGATAAG GGTGGTAAATCTCGTGAAAAAGTGGTGAAGCTTTTGGCCTCCACACCTCCGGAAGAGATCTTGGAGAAATTGaaaaagcaagttgaaaagaaataa
- the C15H15orf40 gene encoding UPF0235 protein C15orf40 homolog isoform X2, with protein MPRLGYGLRLLEAGSGSRAVTRLPLGADMPKKAGATNKGKSQSKEPERPLPPLGPVTVDPKGGVSIAIHAKPGSKQNAVTDVTTEAVSVAIAAPPTEGEANAELCRYLSKVLELRKSDVVLDKVSGEAVSGDVNF; from the exons ATGCCGCGTCTAGGCTACGGCCTGAGGCTGCTCGAAGCTGGGTCTGGTTCTCGGGCTGTCACCCGGCTCCCTTTGGGCGCCGACATGCCTAAGAAAGCTGGTGCGACGAACAAG GGTAAAAGCCAGAGCAAGGAACCAGAGAGACCACTTCCTCCATTAGGTCCTGTGACAGTTGATCCTAAAGGCGGTGTCAGCATAGCCATCCATGCCAAACCTGGTTCCAAACAAAATGCTGTGACAG ACGTGACAACCGAGGCTGTGAGTGTAGCCATCGCAGCGCCTCCGACGGAGGGAGAGGCTAATGCAGAGCTGTGTCGCTATCTTTCCAAAGTCTTAGAACTCAGGAAGAGTGATGTGGTTTTGGATAAG